The nucleotide sequence CAATGGCCAACGCGGTAAATTGGAAGGATGAACATTTGCCAATGAAAATTCGGGGATGGTCATTGTTCCGCGGAAAGCATTAAAAAGAATACCGGCGCCGATACCCAAGGCCATGATTATAAGGACAATACCGAAAACGGGATAAATTTTTCCGATAATCTTGTCTACCGGTAAAATTGTCGCAAGGAAATAATAAGCAAGAACAATAATCAGCCAAAAAGTCGAGCCGAATTTTTCCGGTGTGAGTTTTGCTAAAAGATCAGCAGGCCCTTTCATAAAAACCGTACCGACAAATATAAGTAAAACGACAGCAAAAACTCTCATGATAAATTTCATAATCGGGCCCAAATATACGCCTGAAAGTTCTGAAATACTGGCACCGTCATGTCTTTCGGAAATCATTCCCGAAAGGTAATCATGCACTCCTCCTGCAAAAATCGTTCCAAGCCCGATCCAAAAGAAAGCAGAAGCTCCCCAAAGAGCCCCCGAAATTGCTCCAAAAATCGGTCCCAATCCCGCTATATTCAATAATTGAATCAAGAATACGCGGCCTGTCGACAAAGGAACATAGTCTACCCCGTCCTGCTTAGATATTGCCGGCGTCGGCGCAGAAGAAATACCAAATACTTTTTGGACATATTTTCCATAAACAAAATGTCCTACAATAAGTATTGCCAAACAAATAAAGAATGTAATCATACCAGCCTCCCTTGTGATAACACATTAATATTTTACCATACATTAAAAAAAAAATACACCAAAAAAATAATTTTTTTATAAAAAAAGCCGATTATGTCTAATCGGCTTTTTAAATTTTATAAAGATTTGTGACAGAACCAGAAATCGTAACCGTCATATTCCTTTAAGCGCTTTTTAGCTTCCTCTTCTGTGGGAGGCGGCGGAACGATGGCTCTGTCCTTGATAAGCCCATTATTAGGCCAGTCGGCAGGTAAAGCAACCTTATTCTTATCGGAGGTTTGAAGAGCTTTAACGGCTCTAACAATTTCTTCCATATTTCGGCCGATTTCCTGAGGATAGTAAAGAACAAGTCTTACCTTTCCGTTGGGGTCAACAATAAATACGGCGCGAACGGTGTTTGTGCCTTTTCCGGGGTGTAAGAGCCCGATTTGGTTTGCAATGCTGTCATTTGCAGCAATTACAGGGAAGGTAATCTCTACACCTAGTTTTTCCTTAATCCATTCAATCCATTTTAAATGGCTCTGTATTTGGTCTACAGAAAGACCGATTAGTTTTACACCGAGTTTTTCAAACTCAGGCATGAGCTTTTGAAAAGCTACAAATTCCGTAGTACATACGGGGGTAAAATCTGCAGGGTGGCTAAAAAGCACAAACCAGCTGCCTTTAAGATCACAGGGAAGTTTCATAGGCCCGTGTGTTGTCGAAACCGCTAACTGAGGGAAATCGTCTCCCAGAAGGGGCATATTCATTGTCATTTGTTCCATAATTTTCTCCTTAAAAAATTATTTTAAAGCAAACTTTTTTAAATAACTTTTAGTGATTTTTAAAGATTTTTTAATATCTTTCGTTTATATACAAGCAAATTTCATGCTAAAGATAGTAAAATTAAAATAGGACGCATTTTTAATAAAAATACGGGGATTTGTATTAAAATATTTAGAATTTCGATAAAAATAGAGTATTTTATATAAAATTTTCACTGATATATCGGTATTTATTCACTGATATATCGGTGCACCGACATATCAGTGATATTGTTTTTCTTTTAAGTATAGGAAAAGAGCTGCGTTCATAATAGCATGAGTGTAGGGCTGATTACCCATGTTTTGAATAACTTTTTTAACGGGGATTTCAAGAATATTTAAAAATTCATCTTCATCAAGATTCTGTTTAACTTCTCCCTTGTCCAGCTCCGCCAAAAAAATGGTACAAGAGTTTTCCATTATTGCGGGATTGGGGGATAGTGTCGATAAGCATTTTATATTTTTAGGAGTTCGGCCGGTTTCTTCTAAAAGCTCCCTTAAAGCAGCATCTTCCGGTTTTTCTCCTTTATCGACAACACCTCCGGGGAATTCGATGCAGACGCTTTCCGAACCGTGCCTCCATTGTTGGACCATCACAAAAACATCTTCGCCTGAAGAATCTTTATAAAAGGGAACAACAATGACCCAGCTAGGCGCTTTTAGAGAAATAAATGTCTTTTTTTCTCCTTCAGGAGAAATACTGTCTTTCTCACAGACACTAAAAACCCTTGTTTTTAAGATCTCTCTGGAAGCAGCAGGCTTCCATGCAATCCCGTTATTCTTTTCCATAAAAATTGCAATTCTCCATTTGACATATCAGGAATTTCGGGTTATTCTATTATAAAGCGAATTTAATTGCAATAGGAGGTTTTTATGGCAATTATAACTATTTCACGCAAAATCGCTTCCTTTGGTGACGAAACAGCGATTGAACTGGCCAAACTTTTAAATTACAACTTTATTGACCGTAAGTCATTGGAAAAAGATTTGCTTGCAAAAGGAATTTCGGACGTACAGTTAAAAAAATATGATGAACGCAAGCCCGGATTTTGGGCATCCCTTTCAAGGGAAAGAGACTCTTATTTTGACTATCTTCGAGAATCCGTATATGAACACGCTTCTTCAGGTAACAGCATTTTTATAGGCAGAGGAGGCTTTGCAATCTTAAGAAATGTGCCCGGTCTTTATTCGGTACGCTTAGTCGCAGCTGATGATGTAAGAATTTCAAGGTTGATGAAGGAATTCAATTATTCCGAAAAAGAAGCGCTGGCACTGATGGAGGAAAGCGATAACAATAGAGACGGATTCCATAAGAATTTTTTTAACACGGCTAATGAAGACTCTTCCGAATATAATCTGGTTATAAATACGGGACATATAAGTCCTCTTCAAGCCGCCGAGATAATCAAATATGGGCTTGAAAAAACCATAAGCAAAGAAGATGCTGCTTTAGGCGATAAAAGATTAAAAGAGCTTTTATTGGCTCAAAAAATCGTCAATCATATTTCTTTTGATTTGAAACTTCAAATATATTTCCTTGAAGCCGATATTTCGGAACATGAAATTATTTTACACGGTGTAGCCGACAATGCAGGTCTTATACAAAAAGCCATAGATGTTGCTCAAGAAATGGCAGGAGGCCGCAAGGTTTCTTCAGCGATAAGCATGGTGAACGAGTATAAGCCTTTTCCATAACAGCTAAAAGTATGTTGCAAGGCTTATGAGAAAATCGGCCGGAATTAAGCTTCGGCCGATTTTTTTTCTTTTACTAAAATCTAAGGTAAACCTCTAAAATTTTTTAAGCTATTCTACCGTGTACCCGGCTTCTTCAATAGCTTTTTTTAGGTCTGCAACTGAAACGCTTTCAGGATGGGTGATAGTTGCGGTTTTTGCACCTAGGTCTATTTCGGCTGAAACACCCGAAATCTTTGCCAAAGCTTCCTTAACATGGGAAACACAATGTTGGCACTGCATGCCGTTTACCTTTAATACAGTATTCATAAGTTCTTTCTCCTTAATTTTATTTTTATCCGCTGCGCAAGATTCTGTGTTTACAGTACAGCTTGACTCAGAACCTGCATCACGGCTTATTTTGCATTTTCTTTTGGGCTTAAAATAATTTAAACGCAAGGCATTGCTTACAACCGAAACGGAGCTTAAGCTCATAGCTGCCGCAGCAATCATCGGGCTTAAAACAATTCTGAAGAGGGGGTAAAAAGCTCCTGCCGCCAAGGGTATACAAAGAGAATTATAAAAGAGAGCCCAAAAAAGATTTTCTTTTATATTCCGCATAACTGCACGGCTTAACTGAATAGAATCTACAGCAGTTTGTAAATTATCATTCATCAAAATAATGTCTGCGCTTTCGATAGCTATATCCGTTCCGTTTCCTATGGCTATGCCTACATCGGCTGTCATAAGGGCAGGGGCATCGTTTATTCCGTCGCCTATCATAGCCGTTTTAAGACCGGCTTGGTGCAATTTTTCGATTTCGGTTTTTTTGTTTTGAGGCAAGAGTTCGGCCGCAAAATCATCTACTCCTGTTTGAGCCTTTATAGCATTTGCCGTTTTTTTGTTGTCGCCCGTAAGCATTATGGTCTTTATGCCCATCGCTTTAAATTCTGCTATTGATTCAATACTGCCTTCTTTAATTTTGTCGGCGACAGCTATAATTCCTATGAGTTTTGCACCCATATCGGTTTCTGAAGCACTTCCGCCTGTACCGCCGCTTACGCCAATCAAAAGAGGTGTCGCTCCCTTTTCCGCAAGGGCATCAATTTCGGCCTTGGCATGGGAAATTTCGATATTGTTTTTTTGGAAGAGCTTTTCATTTCCTGCAAAGATTTTTAGGCCGGAAGCTTCTTCAATACCCGAAATCCCGAAACCGTGTTCAGCCTTAAAGTCCTTAATTTTCAAAGCCTCTAAGTTTTTTTCCTTTGCTCGTTTTATAACGGCATTTGCGAGGGGGTGCTCGGAAAGGCCTTCAAGACTATAGGCAAAGCGCAAGACTTCGTCCTCGCTAAAGTTTTCGGTTTTTTTAATATCGATTACGTCGGGGTGGCCTTGGGTTATTGTACCGGTCTTATCCAAGACTATGGTGTTTGTTTTATGAGCCGTTTCAAGGGCTTCTGCAGAGCGGATTAAGATACCCAGCCGAGCTCCTTTGCCTGTTCCGGCCATAATTGCTGTAGGCGTTGCAAGACCTAGGGCACAAGGACAGGAAATTACAAGCACCGAAATTGCTCTGGAAAGAGCGAATTCAAAGCCTTCGCCTGAAATCAGCCAGACAAAAAGCGTAATCACCGCAATGGCTATGACCGCAGGCACGAAGTAGTTGCTTATCTTATCGGCAAGCTTAGAAACGGGAGCCTTCGAGGCCGAGGCTTCTTCTACAAGGGCAATTATCTGGGAAAGGGTTGTATCATCGCCAACTCTTTCAGCCTTAAAGGTAAAGGTTCCCGATAAATTTATGGAGGCACTTACAACCTTGTCCCCAGCGGCCTTTTCGACAGGGAGGCTTTCACCCGTAATTGCCGCCTCATCTACCGAAGAATTTCCTTCGACTATAATGCCGTCAACGGGAATGGAAAAACCGGGCTTGATTAAAATCAAATCACCCTTTACAATTTCTTCAACCGGAATTTCCTCTTCATTACCGTTCCTGATAACAAGGGCGGTTTTGGGTCTAAGATTCATCAGCTTTGTAATTGCCTGAGAAGTTTTTCCCTTTGCATTAGCTTCAAGGAATTTCCCCAAGGTTACGAGGGTTAAAATCATCGCTGCCGATTCAAAATAAAGATCCCCGGCAAAAAGCCTTACCGTTTCCATATCTCCATGCCCCATTCCGTAGGCCATCTTATAAATAGCAAAGATGCCGTAAATAAGGGCTGCACCGGAACCGACTGCAACGAGGGAGTCCATATTGGGCGCCTTGTTTAAAAAAGCCTTAAAGCCTCCCGTAAAGAATTTTTTATTTACAATCAGCACGGGAAGAGCAAGCAGAAATTGAGTAAAACTAAAAACAAGTGCATTTTCTATTCCATGCAAAAAATGAGGAATAGGAAGAGAGGCCATGTGTCCCATCGATACATAAAAAAGAGGAATCATAAAGACCAAAGACAAAATTAGCCTTTTTTTTATCTTATCTCTTTCAAGTTTGGCCGCCTCATTTTGAAATGAGCGGGTACCGGAGCTCTTACCGTCAGCCGAATTTTTATTTGAAGAAGAGTTTTTTAAACCTTCGGCAAGCGAGGCTCCGTATCCTGCTTTTTCGACAGCCTCTATAATCTTATCCGCGCTAAGGAAAGCCTCATCGTAATTGACGCTCATGCTGTTGGTTAAAAGATTTACCTGTACCTCGGCGGCTCCTTCAAGTTTTTCGACAGCCCTTTGAACATGGGAAGAACAAGCCGAACAAGTCATTCCCGTAATATTGAACTTTATTTTTTTACTCATGTTACTAATATACAACTTTTAAACGGAAAAGTCTAGGATTTTTTAAGGGGCCGTAATAAAAAACCCCGAAAGGAAGCGGAGCATTCCGGACGTGGCTATTGCTTAGAATATGTTAAGTTTTTTAAATACGGAACCAGAGTTAGGTATCGGTTTCTTCATTACTTATAGTTTTTCAATTTCTTCTTTGGTAAGGCCGGATATTGTGCAAATATCATTAATCGGATAATTCATCTTTTTCATCAACTTTGCCGTTTCAAGTTTAGCTTGTTAAGAGCCATTAGCAAAGCCTTGTTGTATGCCTTGCTCTATCCCTTTTATTTCTCCCTGCAATATTCCTTCTTCAATGCCTTTTCGATAACCTTCGCTTATACATGAAGCCCTGTCATGTTCATATTTCATACGGGAATCATAAAGCCATTTATCTCTAGGACTCATTTCCATTACAGAAATAGCGGTATTTGCTTTTTTCATTATCTCTGAATTTTCTGCTAACACTTCTCTCACCTCCGGATTATCAGTTTCGATAAATTTAAGCCAGTTTAATAAGCGTTTTGTTTTATTATTTTTATATTGACCTTCCTTTAAGAGCCTTGCTTTTTCAAGGTTCAATATATGAATCTCAAGTTTTGAAACTAAAGGCTCTTTTGTATCTTGTTCAAGAACAAGATACTTGTTGTGTAAACGCTTATTTTTATTAAAGCCTTTTCCTATCAAATTTATTGTAATACACTTTGGCAGTTTTGTATAGTCTTGACCTTGTTTTATGTTTTCGTTGTACATTTTAGACCAATAATACAAAGTTCTTTCAGGAAAATCAAAATGCCAGTTGTTCTGAATTTCAATGTCGACAAAGGTTCCGTCTTTTAGTCTTAACTTAATATCTAAAATACCGAGCTTTTCACTTAAAAGTTCCTTATGAAACTCCTTATCCAGAAGTTCCAAACCTGCGATATTCTCAGGCGGAATATCCAGTATACATTCCAACAAATCCTGAAGAACGTCCTTGTTTTCTTCTACTCCGAATATACGCTTAAAAGCGTAGTCGTTGCGTAAAGTTATTTTAAACAATTTTTGCATTTTTTTACCTCTCATAAAAATTATTTAAAAGGAAGAAAAA is from Treponema denticola and encodes:
- a CDS encoding NUDIX hydrolase — translated: MEKNNGIAWKPAASREILKTRVFSVCEKDSISPEGEKKTFISLKAPSWVIVVPFYKDSSGEDVFVMVQQWRHGSESVCIEFPGGVVDKGEKPEDAALRELLEETGRTPKNIKCLSTLSPNPAIMENSCTIFLAELDKGEVKQNLDEDEFLNILEIPVKKVIQNMGNQPYTHAIMNAALFLYLKEKQYH
- a CDS encoding heavy metal translocating P-type ATPase, with the translated sequence MSKKIKFNITGMTCSACSSHVQRAVEKLEGAAEVQVNLLTNSMSVNYDEAFLSADKIIEAVEKAGYGASLAEGLKNSSSNKNSADGKSSGTRSFQNEAAKLERDKIKKRLILSLVFMIPLFYVSMGHMASLPIPHFLHGIENALVFSFTQFLLALPVLIVNKKFFTGGFKAFLNKAPNMDSLVAVGSGAALIYGIFAIYKMAYGMGHGDMETVRLFAGDLYFESAAMILTLVTLGKFLEANAKGKTSQAITKLMNLRPKTALVIRNGNEEEIPVEEIVKGDLILIKPGFSIPVDGIIVEGNSSVDEAAITGESLPVEKAAGDKVVSASINLSGTFTFKAERVGDDTTLSQIIALVEEASASKAPVSKLADKISNYFVPAVIAIAVITLFVWLISGEGFEFALSRAISVLVISCPCALGLATPTAIMAGTGKGARLGILIRSAEALETAHKTNTIVLDKTGTITQGHPDVIDIKKTENFSEDEVLRFAYSLEGLSEHPLANAVIKRAKEKNLEALKIKDFKAEHGFGISGIEEASGLKIFAGNEKLFQKNNIEISHAKAEIDALAEKGATPLLIGVSGGTGGSASETDMGAKLIGIIAVADKIKEGSIESIAEFKAMGIKTIMLTGDNKKTANAIKAQTGVDDFAAELLPQNKKTEIEKLHQAGLKTAMIGDGINDAPALMTADVGIAIGNGTDIAIESADIILMNDNLQTAVDSIQLSRAVMRNIKENLFWALFYNSLCIPLAAGAFYPLFRIVLSPMIAAAAMSLSSVSVVSNALRLNYFKPKRKCKISRDAGSESSCTVNTESCAADKNKIKEKELMNTVLKVNGMQCQHCVSHVKEALAKISGVSAEIDLGAKTATITHPESVSVADLKKAIEEAGYTVE
- a CDS encoding peroxiredoxin, with protein sequence MEQMTMNMPLLGDDFPQLAVSTTHGPMKLPCDLKGSWFVLFSHPADFTPVCTTEFVAFQKLMPEFEKLGVKLIGLSVDQIQSHLKWIEWIKEKLGVEITFPVIAANDSIANQIGLLHPGKGTNTVRAVFIVDPNGKVRLVLYYPQEIGRNMEEIVRAVKALQTSDKNKVALPADWPNNGLIKDRAIVPPPPTEEEAKKRLKEYDGYDFWFCHKSL
- a CDS encoding cytidylate kinase family protein, yielding MAIITISRKIASFGDETAIELAKLLNYNFIDRKSLEKDLLAKGISDVQLKKYDERKPGFWASLSRERDSYFDYLRESVYEHASSGNSIFIGRGGFAILRNVPGLYSVRLVAADDVRISRLMKEFNYSEKEALALMEESDNNRDGFHKNFFNTANEDSSEYNLVINTGHISPLQAAEIIKYGLEKTISKEDAALGDKRLKELLLAQKIVNHISFDLKLQIYFLEADISEHEIILHGVADNAGLIQKAIDVAQEMAGGRKVSSAISMVNEYKPFP